The sequence below is a genomic window from Dioscorea cayenensis subsp. rotundata cultivar TDr96_F1 chromosome 6, TDr96_F1_v2_PseudoChromosome.rev07_lg8_w22 25.fasta, whole genome shotgun sequence.
CTTGAAACTTTTGAAGGCTTTTACTGCTGAGCTTTAAGCTTCAAGAGTTTGAGAGTCAATTCTTCCAGGTTCTTGGTTCTCTGAAATTcccttcctttttttccttgcatttaattgttgttatttttagttatgGTTTGATTCACACtagataaaatattattatctttttttttttttttacttgggaGACTAGGAAGTATGGAAtaaatagttaatttttaacaatatatatgttatcatgaatatattaaaaataaattttgccTAGAAAGAGAATTAAGCTAAAATGGTTGATGTATTTAGCAACAACATCtgaagtttgatgtttaatggGGGAAAAAATCAATTAACTCTTAATCTTACACACTGTTAGAATTAATAATCAGCCTCTTTTTCTCTAAGCAAACACATGATCAATCATGTAAAAGTTTAATGAATGTTTATGCTTTTAATCCTTGTGTATGAAATAATGGAGATGGAAAAGGTATAAGGAactaatatcaataaaaataaaattttaaaagttttgaaaaaaagagcAAGTTAATTTTAAAGAGTACTAATAGTGACGTATGAATGAGAAtgtggaaaaagaagaagagtttTGACAATTAGACAACTCTTGAGAATAATAACAAGGGATAAAGTCTATATAATTTAGTTAAGGGGTGCttctatttataattataaaatgtgTGATATTGTCCTTaaattttgtctttttaatttttaaacaactTAATTATGAGATAATAATGTCGgtaaaacttgatttttttttaagattatttgACCATTTATTTAAGTTCTGAATTTTAtgtcaaacataaaaattagataaaataaagtCACTGttagtgataaaaataaataaataaatatttataagtaCAACAACAATATTAGAATTAATGAACATGGGGAAAATTGAAATAATGAAAgttgaatgtgaaaaaaaaatggcaaaagGAGCTAGAGTTGAATCTTTCCCCTATTAAACATACAAGTGAAAAGCAAAACTAGATTTCATAAATATGTAAATGTGGATGGATAACCATTTACTAATTAAAGTGCATAACAAGATATATACCTGatatactaaaatattataGAGATAAAATCCATACTTggcaagaaataaaatagaaaaacttaTGCATATTGAGTGGGGGCATCAagcatattcaaataaaacatagtatgaTGATTGAATTTTGCCTTGTTTGGAGAAAACAtagaatgcaaaaacaaaagaatgtgTGGCCCATTCAACCGAATTGCCTTAGGTGGCAAAAATTGCTTGAAATCCATGTGAAAGACCAAAAACAAGAATTAGTTGAAATAGGATTACTAATCTAATTCAGAAATATCTATTTTACTTTGTGAGATTTATAtcacatacacacatatatatagaataatataatagcagtcattttaatttttttttaaaaattcatgtaAATTTATAACTATAAAATACTTTCAATACTAGTTCACATTCTTATATCGATCATACTAGGCGTATATGTATACATGAAAACTAATATATCATTAATGAAATTGTATCACATGTATAATTAATCCTacgattttataattttatcttaTGATTCAATTAATATTGTAAAAGGCTTAAAAACAAGAGAATTGTGAAATGATAAGCACAAACATAACATACAATTAATGACTTATCTTATAACTATAAGTTACATATGATCTATGACTTTGGGATTtggataaaattaataaaaaaaaggcagGAAAAGAGATCAATCTATATTTGATTGTCCAAAGAGCCATAGACATGCTTAATTTTACAAACATAATTTTCTTAAACCATCAAGTCATTGATTGTGAAACCCATTATATATAATCCTTGGTGTATATATACTAATCTACAAACATTTGTATATATGGCAGTGCATTTTGAATTGACTACTCAAACCTCATTAAAGTGCATTAAAAGGTAGTGAATGTGATGCTAATCAAGATAGTGGGAAAATTAATGGGAAGATCATAAGTGTTGATAAGATGGTAGGAAGCAAGAAGTTCAGTTTGTGCATGAGTCCCTTGTTGAGATGATGTAGCTAGACATATGAACATGCATAGCATGCTTAAGGGATAAGAATTCATGTTCACTGACAAAACACATTCAGAAGAACCCAGCCATTTTGTTTGCACATCTCAAGAACACTTTCAAAGTTGCAATTGAGGAAGCCCTCTAATTTGGAGTGGGTCACCTTTTGCACTATTGAGTTGGTGTTAATTAAGttttaagaaaagcataattcatacattttaataattatatcttCAAAATGTTTAATACATCATGTCTGTTTTTGGTCATTATTAATTCTTGCATTTGCTGTGTGAACATACGTAttgaaatacatatatatttttaaaaggcaTTTAATATAACCTATGTGTTGTTAATTGTATAAGATTTGCCATTATCCTTGCTTTTACTGAGTGAATATATGTAttgaaatacatatatattttcaaaatattcaattagcatatgtttttttaattatataaaattgatcattATCCTCGTTTTTACTGagtaaacatatatacatattggaATACATGTTTTGTGCACATTCATAGCTAATATAGTTTTTTTCGTGTGTTTTTAGATGATAGATTGTATCAAAAAGTTTTCTATATAATCATCCAAAcatcattaagaaaataataaaaaacatatgtgggataaatacattttttttttcatatatgaaGGAAGCTAATATGTCTTgaaatattacttttttttttgtggcatTCATATAGCTAAAATCATATTGTatacatgaatttttattttccttttttttaaatgatatgtcATTGGGCactagaaaattttctatataactaactaaaatatcattaaaaacaacaataccACATGTGGAATATAAGATGCCACATCAGCACACCacattgaaaagaaacatatgttttaatatttattctaGTTTgacaattaataaagaaaataataaacaatttcaTCTAAACACAAGAATTAtacaagtaaatatatatatatatatatattatagaatcaaaattttcatgcaatttaaacaaattcatGATTATGATTTACCCTAATCAGCAAGCATGAAGTCATGTCACAAAGAAGCTTAAAGGTCCAATTATGTGAAAGGGATCAATGGTGGAGAACTAAAGACAGTAAGAAATATCTAGATCATTCACTTTATAATGGGTCACTATTTTGAGGACAAACTTAGTGAAAGTTTTTTTCAATTGAGAGCTTTGAGAATTTTTATAGGTTTTGGACAATGTTTATATACTCCCTCTTAGCTTTCTCCAACGGACCCCCCTCCATCAACCATTTGGCAGGATCTAGATTCACATTTGTTCACAAACTTGTGGCAAAACTTCAACCAAGTGATGTTTAACATTTGAaacttttgtttctcttttcagGTTCTCttctttgctttatttatttatgattttttttttaaattatgtagaAATATTGATCTTATAAATAAGTTTGGTTTTTAACTGCAAGTACAATATATACTGTGaaaaagagataagaaaggAAACTATATGATGTTTACTCTTTGGTTTTGAACTCCTGTGCACTTTTTCTGCATATCAGTTTTGATGTTTCAGTGATGTTGGCACAATGAAGGCAAAGAACTGTATTCTTAATTAAACCTTTTTGTGTAACTTCTCAATATGTAAAGAAATGTTTTGGGTTTCTCTTATGCTTTCTGTAATTTTACAAaagatttacatatatatatatatatatatatctccatgACTCAGATTGAgaataaaattcatatattagGATCATAAGGTAAATTCATTCAGATTGTGATTGATACAATATGAGCATGAATTTGTTCTTGAGTTAGATAAATGATACTAATCCTTGTACTTTTTAATTGCCCAATTTGGCAGCatatctttatcattttttatgaacaGCAGGTAATTTCTGTCGCAAAGGAGGACTTGATTATGACAGGATTATACAAGTTGGATGTGCTTAGACTTTCCTTTGAATAAAGCTATCAAATTGAGCAATCACATTACTGAAACATGCAAGAGCTTGTTACATGAAAATGAATGTTCATTTTATGTAAGTTCATATCAAAGATATATCTTATATATCAAGCACCTAattaaggatatatatatatatatatataaagtagaaTAGATCACATCAATTAATTACATGCTTTAACatgtcaattatatatatatatatatgcatatatatcacatttttaatgaattagttGAGAATTGgagatttatttttcatataaacatgtttctttGGAGTATTATAAGTTTTATGCTTCTCCTTTTAATGGAAAAGCTTGGAAAGCTGAAACTCATGATATATTTCCCATTTACCTACCAATCAATACATTTATTTTCAAGAATATTTacaacaaacatgaaaaatgaaaagtcaAAGCTTTCTCCTGGATGATAGtggatgtatatataattttgtctaAAGAAGAAGTTTCTCTTAAGTTATGATTTCATGCCAGGAGTAAACATCAATGGAGAGATTAGTGTCAACAACTTATACTAAAGACAAATTAACTCAAGGGACCCCTTTTGATGGCAATTCATGAAGTCAATTCAAGTATAAATCCATTATTTCTCGATTACTTGCAATCATTATAACCAAATTAACAAGCAATGCTGaagcatttcatatatatatatatatattggaattaaattaattaattaagatctCACATAGGATTGTTCCTGAAACACTGAAATGAAGAACCAAGCACAATACATGAAGCAAAGATGATCAAGAAACtcaacaagaaattaaaaatttctcacATTTTTCATAGAaagttgttgttgctgttgttgtagATCAATTGTTTGGCATGAAATTGATCATCAGAGTTACCGGTGAAGTTCATGCCCCAGTGATCTTGGAAGAGATTTATATCGTAGTCGGAAGCTTGGCCGGACTCATTGCTTGTCATAAGAAAGCCAAAGACTCTTTCGGTGGCCGTATGCAAGTGAGAACATGGTTCATCTACATCAGCAACAAACTCTAGTGAAGAAGAATTCAGGTCATGAGACACAGATTCCTCCAGTGTTTCAATAGCTGCAGAAGAAGAAACTGCAATCTCATTGGTTGCACCATTGAAACTCACAgatctcatcatcttcttctcttttgttcTTTCCCTGGCTCTCGCTCTTGCCTTCGCTCGACACTCTCGAACAAGCATAGGATCAACGGTAGCTCTTCTTCTCATTGAATGAACAACTTCTCTCTTAGCTTTAGCAGGTTTTCTGTCTTTCTCTTGGGTGTTGGACATGGATGTGATCAACTTGGCCTTTTGTTCAGATATCGTCGAGACATCTTCGATGTCGGAAGCCGATGATTCGGTGCTCTTTAGGCTGATGCTGCCATCCCCGCTGAATTGTCTGCAATTTGGTTTGGAAATGCTTGCAACTTCTTTAATGGCTGATTTGGCCTTGTTGAGAAGCCACTGGACGGTTTTGCTAGGTTTATCAAAGGCAAGCATGTCCTGCAAGTCGAAGAATCTTCGAGCAACCTCAAGAGAAAGCCTCATCCTTCTGTCTCTAGGCCCTTGAGCAGTGAATATCTTGCTATGCCTGTCTTTCCTAAGTGATCTAGATCTCCTCTTGCTTGAAACTCCTCCATTTATGGCTTCTTCTATGTTGAGTTGAAGATCATGAGTAGGAGTAGGAGAAGGAGTAGGAGTAGGAGTAGGAGTAGTATTAGGGGGTGAAAAGAGAAGATCATGAAGACCTTCATggtgaagaggaagaggagataAGGGAAACCAAGGGGAAGATGATGAAGTGCTTCCAAGAAAACAAGGAAAGGGTTTTTCATAGGGATATtcatgaggaggaggaggtggtggtggtggttcaGGGAAAGGAGACATCAGGGAAGggatgatttatatatatatttgcaacaTAAATGGTCTATATTTATCTTTGAGGTGAAGAGCTCAGTAGAgaagtggtggtggtgttggtggTGGAGCTTGAAGGTGCAAGGCAAAGCTTGATATTTATCAAGAACATTTCAGTGAACTTTCCCAAACACTGTGATTAGTGAATGACTTTGATAGCCTGTTAAGTCTTTTagaatatgtttttaatttaaagaaaaaaaataagaatattatTATGATCCATCTGAGAATCtgagaataaaattttaaatatatatatatatatatatatattaaaactgtGAGATTACTTTTAACTGATAATAATAGTGAGTATTCACCTGTATTAAAATACAAGTATATAACATACTGTGTGGATCACATGTTTGTGTATAGTTTATGATATGCATGGAAGCAAACAAggagaattagggttagggttagggttagagaGTACAGAAGTTAAGATTTACATTAATGAAAGTAGGTTTCAAACAAGAACTTTAACCTAGTTCTGCAACAATAGTACAGCCCGTACACTTGAAAGCCAATCACAGAGATCACACGTGTCCTTATCCTGCAAAAGATAAGGACAATTATTTGGAACGAGCCCCTTACTTCGTCTTTGACCATCCTTTCACAGTCTCTTTTGGCATGCACTGTTTGGTACACATAACACACAAAGCAGCCATGACCGAAAGCTTCATTTGAATCTATCTATACTTCATGCTTTTCCATTTATACATGCCGCTCTTCTAGCTTTCAAGAAGATGGCATCTTTTATTCCCCCctcctttaattaattaatatatatatatattatgtttatatatatatatgtgttggagttatccacacacacacagggagagagggaaagagagatgatgatgatggtgatggaaAAGGTGTCTCTTTGAGAGACTCTCCTTCAAGAGCGCGCGTGCACATGCAGTGATGCAGCCCCCCAAACCCAAAGGACTAAGACCCACTTTGTAAGGATGGCATTGATTGGAGTGTGACATGGATGGCTAGGGTTGCTTTCATGGTCACATTGGCAAGCAACCCACCTAGCTCTCTCATGGATGGATACCCATATATTATTGCTTTCAGGGAGAAAGAGATGTGCCACATGATTTGCCTCTGTTTCACTGTTTTGGCTTAAATCTAGTAGCAAAGAATTTTATATgatagtattatttatttaagagagAATGTATGGTGTGTGTACCTCTGTTTCACTGTTTTGGCTTAAATCTAGTAACAAAGAATTTTATATgatagtattatttatttagagaGAATGTATggggggtgtgtgtgtgtgtgtgtgtcatgaGGCATTATGAGAGTCGGAGGATGCAACTAAGTGGTTGAAGACAATTAATGAGGgtcaatctttttattttattttattttattttttaaaaaccctctAATTTTAACCAGTAGAATGTATGTGcgtgatatatattttttaagtagtTTGTATACATTGTGTTCCGACAAAAGTTTAACCGTTGGTTATTAGTTGCTTAACATGATGATCTTTTCCTTTTCTCATCCAACCAGAAAACCAACAATGATGAAATATATGAAATGTAATTTCCATAAGAGGTCAATTTAGGTGCAATGCAATAGTTGTAATACCTATTGAACTTTTGACACATATCCCAAAAACatactaaaatataaacaattttttcataatgccttTACTCTTTTCATTAAATTGCTTATGTAGGACAACTGTTAAAAATCCAATGGTGAACTACATGAACTTCACCTTAGTTTTCTCCATAATAAAGTGCATATAAATGAATGAATGGTTACAATGGATGATACTAAGATTGGTAAAAGTATTTTTTCATAATACCTTTACTCTTTTCATTAAATTGCTTATGTAGGGCAACTGTTAAAAATCCAATGGTGAACTACATGAACTTCACCTTAGTTTTCTCCATAATAAAGTGCATATAAATGAATGAATGGTTACAATGGATGATACTAAGACTGGTAAAAGTAAaagtttttggtaattttaggCTCTATAATCCAAGGTGAAAGGGAATTTATAGAAAATGTTACAAATAGGATTAAGGAAGCTTAAGTAAAATAGAAGAAATCTTCTAGAGTTACATGTGATTATTGGTTACATCTTAGATTTACAGTTTTTAAAGAACAATTGTTAGACCAACTATGATTAACGGGTAAAAATTTTAGGCGGTTAAGAAATAACATACTCAAAGGATGCAGTGTTCtagatgaaaatgttgaaatgAATGTTAAGCAATATTAGAAAGGATCGATTAAGGAATGAATTATTCAAAATAGATCACAAGTGGCACTTAGTTTTGACAAGTTAAGAGCTAAAATCAATTAAGATAAATGGTATAGACGTGCATGCCCTTAAATGATTGACAAATgctcctaaaagaaaaaatggaaaTTCTTTTCGTGGAGgatctaaaaattaatgaaattaaggTAGTTTAAAAAGTGTTTAGAAGAATCTTTATTAAATGATTTGTttgaactttatttatttagtctTTTGGCCCTGGATATGTAGATAAACATGGAAGAGAAGGATTCATGTAGCGGACTCCAAATAATTAAGACTaagtacttcttcttcttcttcttcttcttcttgttaagATCACACAATTATAAAATGATTCTTTAGAGACACATCATACTAGATGTGGTTTAATTCATATTTCTACATAGAGTTTACTACATAAAGAGTTCCAATACACTGCAAATAGGCTATTTTGCTTTGGAAatagattcttttttttttttggtaatagTCTTTCTTCCTTGTCtccttgtttttataattttgctgACATTTTGTTCAACTTGGTATTGGCAAGACTTTGGTCCACATTGGTCAAACTAGATAAAAGAACTATTAGCTAATTAATGGCATATCAGCAATGGTTTTTAATGGTTAATTGTTGATGAGTGtacatttattcattatttaatatcattttgtacactcattaggcatgtattagagtactattgtggaatttgatgctaaacatgGTGAGTATTGTATTTTTAGGCTTTGGGCAGTGCTtaaggatgagagagagagagagagagagagagagagagagagagagaattctAGAGCCAAAGCATGGAAGATGGAGTTCTTTCGGCATTAACTATTCAACAACAAGCCAGACATACCCACTTACAAGCACCTTATAGGCTTGCTTACAGCCAAAAGACTCATCCAAAGAACCTTGTGGGTATACTTATGCCCTTAAGGAGGAGCATAAGGACAAATAGAGGGACTTACTAGCTggacttatgcccgtaagtCAGACTGTAAGGGTTGTCGCGCCATAGGAGCTTACGAAGAGCAACATATGCCCGTGATGAGTGtataatttttcattgttttatatcatcttgtacactcattaggcatgtatcaaagttatattttgaaatttgacgttaaatattgtgtgttttgcattctcaggcttcgATCGAGCAATACTTGAAAGAcgagagagaaccaaaagaagcacttaattcaaaaccaaaatgataaagatgagctctcttggcatcaatcAACTAAGGAAATGCATGCCAAACAGATCTACTTACGGGCACCTTATGGCCAGGCTTACGACCGTCAATCTCTTCCAAAGAACCTGTGGGCATACTTATGCTGGTAAGGAGGAGCATAGAGATACACAGAGGGATTTACAAGcaaacttatgcacataagccGGATCGTAAGaatcatccagaggagcttacgagtAGAGCATATGTTCGTAAGGGCAGTTGCAAAGGGCATACAGGGAAGCTTAAGGTCCAGCGTTTATGGCTGTAAGTTGGACCATAACACCATACAGAAGACCTTATATAAGGGACTTACGACCATAAGTAATCCTATAAGGCTCGCGACCCATCATCCCCAGCTCCTTACGGCatccttacgcccgtaagcgATACAAACTCATAGTATAAagggttttagggcatcttTGATTCTATTTGGAGGTGAGgctaagatgaagaagaggggCGAATCTCCAGGACTTTGGAGGCAACTTTAGAGTAAAATTCAACCTATCTATTTTTGAGAAGAAAGATTGTAGCCATCAAGATTAGCTTAGCGGCGTCCATGGAAGGTCTTTGGGCATTCTCCGGCAATCATCTTCCGGTATGATTAAGAAGGGGGTTTCAAGTCAAGTTTTATTCTCTTCATGTCTTGTTAtgtgaatgcttgccctccattaatggagggctaattttgtagatgttcgggcatagttgaactctatggtttcattctttttgatattggttgtggatcttaatgctttagttgtttctttattgcaatccatattatttgaatctaattgcgtgttttgTATGTCTTGATTGCTAttgaggtgaaagccctagttctcatgtttgatgtgctttgtgacgagtagaaatagccacctagcatagacatgccacgATTGGAGATGATTGTAAGTAAGTCTAGCAATGGGGTATTTTGGAGTTGAGAATTCTCCTTCCTCAATCCTTCTGAGTGGATTAACAAGTTATTTTCATGCTCTTTGAAATTGCACGTAatagattttaagagaaattgTATTTCCAttctgtatgggattaggggtaatctcttcgCAAGAAGGATTGtctattttag
It includes:
- the LOC120263298 gene encoding transcription factor CYCLOIDEA-like → MSPFPEPPPPPPPPHEYPYEKPFPCFLGSTSSSSPWFPLSPLPLHHEGLHDLLFSPPNTTPTPTPTPSPTPTHDLQLNIEEAINGGVSSKRRSRSLRKDRHSKIFTAQGPRDRRMRLSLEVARRFFDLQDMLAFDKPSKTVQWLLNKAKSAIKEVASISKPNCRQFSGDGSISLKSTESSASDIEDVSTISEQKAKLITSMSNTQEKDRKPAKAKREVVHSMRRRATVDPMLVRECRAKARARARERTKEKKMMRSVSFNGATNEIAVSSSAAIETLEESVSHDLNSSSLEFVADVDEPCSHLHTATERVFGFLMTSNESGQASDYDINLFQDHWGMNFTGNSDDQFHAKQLIYNNSNNNFL